In the Pongo abelii isolate AG06213 chromosome 9, NHGRI_mPonAbe1-v2.0_pri, whole genome shotgun sequence genome, CAATCAGGTCTTGCTGGCTTCATGGGATCCCAGGTCTGATCTTAGCACCAGCTCAGAAAGTAGACAACAGCTTTCTCACATTAGTCAATTCCCTTGGTTTCTTGCCCAGAGACTTGCCTCCTATATGGTAACAGCAAGAATATTGATGAGACCCAGAGAATTAACCAAGTTAGGTGGGCAAAATTGCCATGCAGGCATGAAACGAGCTCAGTTGTTAAAGGTTCAACATCTACCCCTAGTCTCAGACACAAGTTAGTAGAACAGGATTTATTTCCAAGAAACAAGGAGATGGATAGGAAGTAGTCTGACTCTTTGGGAAAAAGCTTTTCTgtgacataaaatatatttccctGAGTGATCACAAAGTGTGGTCTATTATAATAGAATTAGAACAGTCATTCAACTTGCTCAAGTCTCTTCAGAAAGTAGTCTTAAAGCAAAACAACTTGAGGGCAGAAACGCCATGGATTAAGTCTATCCTGCTGAACCCACCGTATCCTGGACAGCTGCCTTAGGTGAGGAATAATGAAGTCCTTACCAAAACTGCTAATGGGTTCTGCGAGGATTTTAAATGAGAGGAACTTAGAATAATTATCATACTAAGAACTCTGGCAAACTGCCTAAAGGTGATCTTTTCCAAGCAAATATCTCCTGGCATcattattctgaattttattttatttccaagtcCCCTTCTCTAACCTATCCTCATTATTCTCTCTGATTCCTGTTCTGCTCTACCTCCTTACAATCTGAAGCACAAGTTCCAATCCCAAAGAAAGTCTGTCTTGAGTTTATAGGAAACAAAGATATGATCCAGACATTTAACATTTCTCTATATCTTTCTAATTTAACCTCCACCCGTTTCAGGCTGCCTTAACTTAAATAATTGCTGGGGTTTGTTAACCAAAATTTTTCCAACTTTTCAGTATGTGCCTTGGAGCTATAGAGATCTAAGTTTGAATTCCAACTCCGGCACTGACTGGCTGCATGATTCTAGGGATATTATAAAATTCTCCAAGCCTCTCTTTCCTCATTTACAAATTGAGACAATAATACTAACTTGCAAATTTTTTCTAAAGTCTAAGTGTGATGATTTTTGGAATGTCCCTAACACAGAGCCTGGCAAATTGTAGCTGTTCTTCagtaattctatttctttcttcttcaccatcctatttcattttaatgtcaaaaatattttccGCTTTAGGTTCATTTTGACATTAAAATGAAATAGGGtggtgaagaagaaagaaatagaattactGAAGAGTATCTACTATTTCCCAGGctctctgatttttttataaTAGTAATTATAGAACATGGATGTTTTAATGAATTTCATAGTGCAAAGAAAACACTGAACAATTAGAGACTATTACATCAATACAATAAAACGTGATTCTAcagaacacataaaaattatattgttaacCCAATATGTAGCTTGTCTGTCCCTGACAGGTAAGTTTACCACAGCTCTTCTGAATTCACTTTGATGTGTAATGTGGTAACCACTGATCACGGCCACAGCAGAAGCTGAGGAGCACGGTGTGAGAGCCTAtacaatcttcaagtggacagTGAGTTAATGGCCCGGACTATTAATGCCACCGTTATTGGAGTGAGAAAGTGTCTGTGTATATCTTTATGTGTGTTTCTCcaatcagtttatttatttattcagctaaAGAATCAGCAATGCTTTTAAAGGCCTGTTAAGCTAGCTCTGCTACTTGACACTGAATTATTATCTATATGGCAAGAAAGAGTAATCATTGTTTATATCCTGAAGtctagagaaaaatcaaatattcgTTCAAATCCTATTTTTGTCTTTACTATTTGTCTGATCTTAGAAATCTAAATAATTTTCTCtaagcttctgttttcttatctaCAGCATAATATTATCAATAGAATATTCATAGGTTTTTTAAGGAGATAAAACCTGCACCAAGTTACTATTAGTtagctaaataaaaaataacttattcATGCAAAAAAAACATTCTTGGCATCTGCTACGTACTGGGACATGTTCTAAATACTGGATTAACAGAGGTAAACAAAGAAAAGCCCCTACCCTCTTTGAGCTCATATTCTAGTGATATTAATTGAGAGTAGAAGATCACTGCTCTGGAAGTCAGGAGGCCTAAATTGGCATATGACCTCTGCCCAGTGACAAGACTCTCCTGagccttcatttcttcctctgtaGAAGACTGGGCCTTTCCAGCATCACTGCCCTGTGTTCAGTGGGCTCTCCTGGACATGACCTTGTGGTTGGGAATGTGGCCATGGTTGATGGTGCTTTAGCCTCTCCTGCCACTTAGGTCCATAGCAGTTGGATTCCTGGACTTCTGGGGAATTCTGGTTGCTGATTGACAGGAGGATCAGGGCTTTGATGTCTTACTCTAGCAGTCAGAAATAGCTTCACAGGTCATCATTCACATACTCTCCACCTCTCTCTGTAATTCTGTAAGCTAAGCAGCATTTATGAGCTACTTGGACAAGGCTAAGCTTCTATGTCAGGAAGACCAGAGGAGAAGGTGAGTGAAGGGCTGGTCTATCTAGAATTAGGGCTTGTATGTGCCTGGAGAAgttaatcaaaaacaaaaaagagaaagaaagaaaaaaactaaaactataacaAAGAAAGCACAgtaagataaaggaaaagaaaagaaggtgaaATAAAAGTTAGAATATTAGTGAGAGGCCTGGTAGAAAAAAGGCacgtgaggatttttttttttcagtaaaagatCTATTTGTAAGAGGCAGACAAAGTTAAACAGGGCCAAGAGGAATAATGAGGAAACTCCCACTTCTTAGTCTGAAGGAGCAGAGAGCAAGGACTACAACACAAGGAGTATGCTGCTATAAGAGAAAAGTCCCCAACAACAGCTGTGGCCTTCAGTGGCAGAACACAGCCACTGCCAACCCACAGTGCCAGCAGAGGGAGCCTgaattctccctcctcccacaccttatttattttatttttttagtagagactgggtttcactgtgttagccaggatggtctcaacctcctgacctcatgatccgcccgcctcggccttccaaagtgctgagataacaggtgtgagccactgcactcggcccctGGGTGCATCCCATTGGGTGAGACTAGTAAAAACTCCAGTGGCTAAGAAGACCTGGTTGATACAGAAGTCAGAAAAGAGCAAAAAGGGTGGAGCAGCTCATTTAGAATCTCCAGCTCACTCAGTTTGGCTCATCACTTCacaattccatgtctttgtttctTATTGAAACTATTAGACTAATTTCCTCAAAAAGATATTGAGAGGAAGTCAAGGACCAGAAAGAAATAACCACTAGAAAGAGCTGCACAGTTCTAGGTATActtgattctatttttttctttaatttcaaccAGGTGCAATCACCAGTGTTGCCTCAATTTACTTCAGGATTTTGGAGGGCACCCACCTTCCCCCTTGTCTCCTCACACAATGACCCTGGGATCCCTGGGAAACAGCAGCAGTAGCGTTTCTGCTACCTTCCTGCTGAGTGGCATCCCTGGGCTGGAGCCCATGCATATCTGGATCTCCATCCCACTGTGCTTCATGTACCTGGTTTCCATCCTGGGCAACTGCAcaattctttttatcattaaaacAGAGCGCTCACTTCATGAACCTATGTATCTCTTCCTGTCCATGCTGGCTCTGATTGACCTGGGTCTGTCCCTTTGCACTCTCCCTACAGTCCTGGGCATCTTTTGGGTTGGGGCACGAGAAATTAGCCATGATGCCTGCTTTGCTCAGCTCTTTTTCATTCACTGCTTCTCCTTCCTCGAGTCCTCTGTGCTACTGTCAATGGCCTTTGACCGCTTTGTGGCTATCTGCCACCCCTTGCACTATGCTTCCATTCTCACCAACACAGTCATTGGCAGGATTGGCCTGGTCTCTCTGGGTCGTAGTGTAGCACTCATTTTTCCACTGCCTTTTATGCTCAAAAGATTCCCCTATTGTGGCTCCCCAGTTCTCTCACATTCTTATTGTCTCCACCAAGAAGTGATGAAATTGGCCTGTGTCGACATGAAGGCCAACAGCATCTACGGCATGTTTGTCATCTTCTCTACAGTGGGTATAGACTCACTGCTCATCCTCTTCTCTTATGCTCTGATCCTGCGCACCGTGCTGTCCATCGCCTCCAGGGCTGAGAGATTCAAGGCTCTTAACACCTGTGTTTCCCACATCTGTGCTGTGCTGCTCTTCTACACTCCCATGATTGGCCTCTCTGTCATCCATCGCTTTGGAAAGCAGGCACCCCACCTGGTCCAGGTGGTCATGGGTTTCATGTATCTTCTCTTTCCTCCCGTGATGAATCCCATTGTCTACAGTGTGAAGACCAAACAGATCCGGGATCGAGTGACGCATGCCTTTTGTTACTAACTGTCTCTAGTGTTAGAGCCACTGTCTCCTGAAACGTGCCCTTGTTTGCCTATCCTTTATAATTTCTAACATACGTAAAATAAAGGAGACATTTACTTACTCAACAAATATGTACAGGGATAAGTCACAGTCTTTACAGAACCCTCACTCTGTTGTGGCAAGGGCAGGGGGGATAAAATGTAATATGatgtggtaaattttattttctaaaaatagccacaggaatgattcttttttttttgtatttttttattgttattattattattattattattattatactttaggctctatggtacatgtgcgcaacgtgcaggtaagttacatatgtatacatgtgccatgctggtgcgctgcacccaccaactcgtcatctagcattaggtatatctcccagtgctatccctccccccttccccccaccccacaacagtccccgaagtgtgatgttccccttcctgtgaccatgtgttctcattgttcaattcccatctatgagtgagaatatgcggtgtttggttttttgtccttgcgatagtttactgagaatgatgatttccaatttcatccatgtccctacaaaggacatgaactcatcatttttctaaTCCCACATTCTCTTCCAGGAACTTGCTACTCCTCATAAAGAGATAGGGTCTATTTCTTCTCCCCTTGAAACTGGATAGAATTTGTAAATGCCTCATGAATTGAATATTGTGGAAATAGCCCAtgtatcttctctctctctctctctgtctctcccacctCCATTCCACCACTATTTCTGTCTGTTTCACTCAATGCTTGTTTTTGAAACCCAGCCCCTATACTAAGAGGAAGCCCAGGTGATGTGGAGAGGGCCCATGTAGGTGTTCCATCCAATAGGCTCAGCCAAGGTCTCACTCAGCTAAGGCTGAGACCTTAGCTGAGTCAGTGTTAACCACCAGTGAGTAGAGAATCCTCAGATAATTCCATTCCCCAACCTTCCAGCCTCTCCAATTGGCATCTGGTAAAGCAATCAATTGTTCTCTGACTCAGCCAAAATTGCAggtttgtaaataaaataaatatttttaagacacTAAATTTTGGGAAGATTCGTTATACAATCACATGTTAATTGTATTcttcaaagtaaaaagaaattggTTTGGGAGTTATCTTCCCCTAGCTGGGGGAAGGGAGCATCAGAGAAGTTTTCCCTGAGTTGACACAGTAATAGCCTTAAGGGAAATGTAGGCATTAGGCAGTCAAAAACTGTAAGAGGAAGGAGACAAAAATATGTTCCAGTCCcaaggaacagcatgtgcaaagctGAAGCAGAAGTGAGAGAGAGGACAGTGTATTCTGAGAATTATCTGAAGtgttgtttttgttgccatttttatTCTCTACAATGTCAGGAAGGTTTAAGAAAAATGAGGTGAAGTGGAAACAGATTGAGGTACTGACTGTATCAGAAAGAGATTATAAGCCAAGGAACCAAGGATAGTTTGTTATGCCCTTTTATATGTTGTATTGTTATTGTACCCCCAAGACATTCTagataaaagttatattttgtaGTAATACATGTCAATATAGTATTTGCAGTTTGGGCTTGGAGGTAACTGTGAGGAAAGCAAGCTTGAATATGATATTGCCAAGGGGAGCTTTGAACATCTAGAGAGAAGCATGAGAATGTCATGTTCCTGCATGGTTTTAGTGCAGATTAAGAAAGGGTGTGGCTGAACACAATGTTTCCTACTATGAAGTGTATGTGGAGCCAGTTCTCACCTGAGGTTGGTCTCTTCCAAGGCAATCTAGTACACATGACATTTAACATTGGATATGCCTGTCCCTGCTCCCAACACCAGTGCCCCCTCCTGTTTGGCATGAGAACACTGTTTCTGCAATGATATCATCAACCCCAAAATAATCAAAAGGATCAGAACCTAGTTTAAAAGAGCTTATTTAGCCACAAAGTTGAGAATGACCATTTGAGTAACACAGACCCCAAAGGAATGGGGTCATTGCTCTGAAGCTGAAAAGTTAAGGATTTGCTTATGCACGTGGAAAGCAAATAAATTTAGGAGGACTACAACATTTTCCATACTAAGGCTGACTTGTGAGTTATAGTAATTTGAATAGTTacagcttgtttttttttcttttccaatttgaaagAGTATATTTAACATTCCAGGCTAGATAACATGATAGTCCTGAGGTTTTTGTGTAAGAGAAGTAAGACATAAGTTAATCTATAATGAAGATCAACAGTGGAATGGGAAAAGGCCTTCTCTAGCATCCTATAGTTTttcacaacattttaaaaacaatgtaattaaagaaaaggaaaattacaatAAGAGGAACAAAGACTACAGCTGCCTAGGTTATAGCTGCCTGTTACGTAACTCAGATCCCATAATCACATTCTTTTAAGGCTCAATATTCCAACATCGTTCATTTTGAATCTCTTATTTTTACAATGTGTATATGTGAATTGTGTGTATTAACATGCAAAAGGCCTATGATTAGTTGTACACagcaaattgaataaaatatgccTGTGAATGTCATGAGTGGTGTATGTCTTTTGTGTTTGTATATAcagaaaacttcagaaaaaaaaacattaaaccaCTGAAAATTTTGAGGCATGTATACAGCTTCACAGCTGGATTCTCTCTGTGATGTGTACTTGTAATTTCAGTCCCTATAAAGGAGTAATGTTCTCTTATGTCTGATGATAAATTAAAAGTTATTCTGATATAGTAGCAAGTATACTAAATTTGGGGTCAGGTATAGAAAGTTCTACTTCCTCACTGTGTGACttggacaaattattttatttatctgagatcaattttattttaaaaagaactaaaaatgtcTACCCCACAAGGCCGTCTATGCAATTtagatatatcatatatgtaaaaGTTTCTAATATAATTCTTAGCATGTTGTTTTATTCACAATAAACTTTAGTTACTTTAATTCCTAACATAAAACACAAACATAATAACACagacaaaaaacacaaagaagaatgTGTGTTAAATAAATGAGGGATCCCAGAAACCACCCTGAGGGGAAGGAGGGCCATAGGTGGATTTCTAGAGGGATACCCTTAGTTAAGGCTTAAAGTGCTTATAAGCAGAAGTTAGTTGGGTAAAAAAAAGTTGTTGAGTGTTCTTCTCTCTCTAAGCATACATTATAGGAATATAGTGGGCCAAAGGATAACAAAACCTGTTCTCTTGACTTACATTTTGGTGGTAGAGACAGACAACAGCACAGTAAATGATTAACTATTCCATACACTGCAAAGTACTCTGAAGGAAACATAGTGGGGTAATGGGTTGAGAGCGATTGAATGGGTGAGCAGGGAAGGCCTCTATAAAGAGGGGCTTTTCTGAACAAAGTTGTGAACAATATGATGGAGttagatatttgaaaaataaaaattgagggaAGAACATTGCAGAATGGCAGAACAAGTATAGCAGTCCTGAGGTAGAAATGAACCTGAGTGTTCTAGGAATAGCAAGAGGACCAGTGTGACTGGAGCGAAGTAAGCTGGAAGCTACATTAACTGGTGAATTGAAGATGGTTGAGAAAGAGGGGTGCTGGACAAGGCTGacatttatgcatttattcattattcAACACTCACTGATCAATTTCTGTAAAAATTAATAGGAATAAATTGATGAACAAGACACATTTCCCACCCTCAAGGATTTGTCTAGTGGGGATGTCTGGCACATTTTGCAACTTTGGATGATCTACTAATTCCTGAAAGTCAGCTAGAAGGCATCCAGgtgaaattaaggaaaaatagCATCCTAAGCAAAGCAAATATTCTGAGAAAAAGCTGAGAGATAACAAAGTCCATTATTTGCTGAAATCATTATTTGTCATTTCTTGATGACAAAGACCattataaataattcttgtcaAGAATATTCAAGTGGTAAACTGAGAGAAGGAGGGTGTCTTAAAATGCAGTCAGTAATACCTAGAGATCAGAATTTGCAGTGACTGCAGGTTTCGTATTTATCCAACCAACATCTATTGAGTACCTCTGGCCTTTAGCAGAGAAGACAGCTATGTTTCAGGAGACACTACAGTTTTTACTTTAGGCCTGGCATGATTGTAGCAGGAGGAAAGGAACTGCCTGAAGGTGTGATTATATGTTTCAACTGGATATGATTGACATATTATAATTTTAGGACTCTGTCCTCAGGGAATGCTCAAGATTTTGAGCTTAGGAAATgagcgtttttttttttattccatgaTGGTCACTCATGCATTTACAAATTGACCAATAGATATTTATTGGGCCCTTCTTTGTCCAAATATGTGCCAAGTACTAGAGGCACAGAAAAACTAAGATGTGCAGACATGTATCCTATGGAGTCTACAATTTGGCAGAGATGTAAGCAATCTTTAAACAATTAAAggctcatatttattttaaatta is a window encoding:
- the LOC100445875 gene encoding olfactory receptor 51G2, whose protein sequence is MTLGSLGNSSSSVSATFLLSGIPGLEPMHIWISIPLCFMYLVSILGNCTILFIIKTERSLHEPMYLFLSMLALIDLGLSLCTLPTVLGIFWVGAREISHDACFAQLFFIHCFSFLESSVLLSMAFDRFVAICHPLHYASILTNTVIGRIGLVSLGRSVALIFPLPFMLKRFPYCGSPVLSHSYCLHQEVMKLACVDMKANSIYGMFVIFSTVGIDSLLILFSYALILRTVLSIASRAERFKALNTCVSHICAVLLFYTPMIGLSVIHRFGKQAPHLVQVVMGFMYLLFPPVMNPIVYSVKTKQIRDRVTHAFCY